One Carya illinoinensis cultivar Pawnee chromosome 5, C.illinoinensisPawnee_v1, whole genome shotgun sequence genomic window, CGATGGGAACACCCTGGCAATTGCAAGTTGCATCGCCTTGTCTTGGTCGGTAATGATTGCATTTGGTGGTTGGTCATTCATACATTTCAACCATGACTCAAACAACCACTCAAAAGTATGTGCATCCTCATTGGATATCAATCCACACCCAAATAAGATTGATTGACCATGATGGttgacaccaacaaatggtACAAAAGGCATTTTATATGCATTGGTAAGGTATGTTGTATCAAAAGTGATCACATCCCCGAATGATTGATATGCAGCTCTACTTCTGGCATCTGCCCAAAAGACATTCTTTAACCTCATGTCAGCACCCACATCTATCGCATAATAAAAgtcagcattttttttttgcatatccTGGAAGTAGTTCATTAAAGCTTCAACGCCTCCAACTCCGAGGCGAAATTGACGTGCTTTCTCAATATAGTTTCGACATTCTCTCTCCCCGAATGGCACATTCTCATAACCCCCCGCTTCAACAACTACACTCTTGAAAGTCTTTAACGTACGTATTCCGGCCTCATCATTTATTTCAAGCCTTTTTTTAACCCTCCCATCTACCTTCTTGAAACATCTAAAGTGTCTGGATTTCCCTGGACTACAATAATGTGTGTGATCCAATATGACACTGGACAAGGTGTATCCGCCGTCCTCATTCAAAACTGAATTAACTCTTGCTTTGCACCCTACCCTCTCCGTTTGTCTTGGCCTGAGGACATTGGAAGCCCGACTCTTTGTTATGCCTTGCCGCGCACATACTAATGTAAACCATCTAACCTTCCCGTCCTCACTTTGTCTAGAATTCTGTCTTCACACCCCAAACCTTTTCTGCTTAGCATACTTCATATAGTAAGACCGAACTTCTTCCTCACTAGAAAAGGTCATTCCAACCTTCGGTTCTTCGACACCATCATCAACCTCGGGTGCTTCGCCACCTTCATCATTAATAGGACTATAATCAACCACTACTTCATCATATTCATTATCCGATAACTCTACTAAGGAAGCCATATCAACTCAACCTTGGCGAACCTACAAGTAACAACCTGATCAAAttgaattagaatataattttattttatattacaagatacaacaATGGGAAAGCATGTGATAAATTTTTAGTCAAAATGATTGTTAAATTACCAAATCCAACACACTAGctgaaatgaaattaaataacaaatGTATCTATTTCTTGGTAAGTGACTGAAAGTTGTGATTTATTGTAGTTGCTTCATATGTTAAGTTTCGAAACTTAAGTATGTAATTATAAGCTGTTCCTAactaaatcaaaatcaaaatacacTTAGTCCTGACATACATAATAATCTATTCAGTCGTATGCTATAATATAATCTGTCTGTTAGCATGTATTACCTAGATGATTAAGGCAAGAAAAATGTAAATGATGAAGGAGATGGATGATCTGATAAATGTAAATgctaagaaataaaaaacacagATCCGAAATCATCTTTACCTTCAGCCAGCGTGGGGGTCGAGCTTGTGGCGTCAATCGGTGGACCCAGAAGTCGCCGGAGATGGGGCTGATCAAAATGGTGGTCGTTGCCGTGATGGTAGGTGCAGGGGCAGGTGGTTCGATGGGTTTCTCGGCTCACATGGCGCCGTAGATGGTGAAATCCAGATCTGTCGTGACGCCGTAGATGGGGGGCCCAGTACGGTGGTGGTCGCCATTCTTTATGGTGGTGGTCGGAGTCGTTACGGCGGTGGGGGCAGGTGGGGCAGAACGGAGGCAGATGGCCTCATTCTTTTCTGCACGAAAATAGGAAATGATAGTACGGGATCTTCGGATCCTTTCGTTGCTGGAGTCGTTACAGTGGTCGGAGTTCGTTATGGTGGTGGTCGGAGTTGTTACGGTGGGCCAGGTGGGGGAGATGGATGCCACAGATGAGTTCTCCTTACCCGGGAAGGGAATACTTTTTGTCCGTCCACATCACGTTCCACATCACGTTACACGCGTAGTGCCACCTCATGCGGTCATCCAAAGCGGGCAAATAGAAGCGACACAAcaacattttccaaaaaattatAGTCTTATAGAATGGAGTTTTTTACTACAGTTTTGTAGAAAATATCAAATTCCTATAAATTTACAACATTGATTACTTGATACAGTTAATAACATATATGTCCGTATAAAAATTATACGTGtaatcatttttatgtattttattattgtaattgactgtatttttttttaatataaaataattattttagaaaaaatctagttgcaagcacatgTACACTAATCTATtgtaattagtcaaaaagtagattttattgaaaaaagtgttaattttaattttaagtataaaggaatcagtattgatacacagattagtgcgttACTTTACTtgtaaataacaaaacttattattttaaccaatcacattattagaatacataaaaaatatgtaaaagtatctgtatataatatacttatttttataataattttgataaaaatagtGTCAAAATAATTTACAGCAAGCATATTTACTAGCATGCTTTCACACAAATCTCGACATAGGTGAGGAGTGTGTCAGGGGTTGAGAATACTTGTAGACCCTGTGTTACAATCTACACCATGGAAGGCTAGAAAGAATAATTTCTATTATCCAACTAAGtgattatataacaaaatttaatttagaatataaattttacaacttaaattatattatttaaataatataaattatgtgCTCTAATCATTgactcaataataaaataactcaaaCTAGAAGTTTTAAATGAGTAATATTTGGTTTTAAAGCTTTAATTGATGCTTAAAATATTTGTTAGAAATACGTCGTATTTATTAAAGCTTTAAAACTCTAAATAAACAACTCACGTGTagtttatttcttaaaaaaaagtaggatttatcaaaaaaaaaaaaaaagagtaaatttttattttttatttttaatggaatcttcttcttcttctttttgtttttttttaaagggagaCTTGTTCCTAACTTCCTGTATAGAAAAAGACACATAAAACAACTATAGAGCAATCCTCTCGGCTGCTACTTGACCAGGATAgaatataaacaaaaattttatctgtagtcatttttatatattttattagacattttattaatgtaattggttgtgtattaaaaaaaattgatataaccaatcacattagtgaaATATGCATAAAATATGCCAAATTAACtttaaacattattttaaaataaaataaattcacctTCTTACACGTCATGTTGAATTGaatttatccactcccgagaaCATTTTAAGCAAGTTTTTGTACTAATTACACGTCCATACAAGAAGGTAGAGAAGCTCGACaacaaaaatataacaaacattAGGAGTGCAACCGATTTGGTTCGATTCTGTTTTGTAATCGGTTTGGTTTCATACAAGAAGGAGTGTATATattggttttgaaaatttaagaactaATACTGGACTGACTCACTACCAAAACTAAAACTTTCGATTTTGTCAATTTCAGATCCTGTTCgatctaatttttttagttttacaaattatctatgatattaataatataatatttatatatactaaactataagtatatttattttatagtataattatattattttataataattaacatatattaatatagtactgaatttaactatagtctatataagttttaaattttttatttttgtcgaggaacctctccaaggcaagaTTCTTCAGTTTTACCCCTACAAAATAAATCTCAGTCCCGTGCATTGCACTTCCATAAGTTTCTctataaaaaattgattaaatcGTTAGTTTTTCACCAAAAAGTATAGTCCAAAAGATTATTTCtcaaaaatgtataaaaatatatgatcaaatgtataaaaatatatttataaaaagattatatatttatatattataatttattatgtcaaaaatatatatatatcaaaattaagtttttaatattaatgtttatgttcatgtAAATTCATGATTTGATTTCATGCAAGCAGACTTTAATTTAAAGACGAATTCTGTTAGATATAGTACAGCGATATCTCATAATTGCAATGAGCGAGATAAaagattataattatttaaaattatcgttaaaataaattatcataaataaaaagGCGTCTAgaccaaataataaatatggtCGTTGCACATGTTCAACTCATATGGCTGAGTGAGACGTTTAATTAGTTAAGTTGattagtttattaaaaaaaagtccaTTAATTTGCTAAAGTTATGACCTTCAATAGAGTGTCATGATGAATCCGATATTGAAGATCATTATAAATCTTATtagaaaagaaatttataactgtaaattgtgtaattattacagtttaaaaataaattaaaaaagaaaagtccACTGAAGCAATAATTCTAGACGATGGAATTGCGTATAGAGTACGCAAGTACTTAGCATAATCCGTGTTGTCCGCTGTAGAGAATGTATCATCCATTTCAAAAGAACAAAGGTGTTCAACAGCTCAACTTTGATCAGCGCCGTGCTTAGTTCTGCTTAGTTTCCCAAAGTAGATGTCCACCTTTTCTAATCCAGTTGGTAAGGAAAAGTCAGATTGTGCATACCCCACAAATAGAGCAATCGTCAAATTCGTAGGCTGGGAATTGGGATTGAAATGTTTTCCGAGAAAAGTCATATTCTATCGTGTAGTCAATCATACATAGCATCTTTTTCATTGCATTTTTTCATCTACGATTTTCATGTTAGAGAGGGATGGGCACCGATACGACTCCGCCTCAGCTCTTCTTTCTTCTGGTTGTAGTCCTGTTTCATTGCATAGCATGCTTCTCCGATGCAGGTGATACCATTTCGGTAGGTCAGTCCCTTTCAGTGGACGATACCAGAATATCTAAAGGTAGCAAATTTGAACTCGGATTTTTCACAGGCCCTGCTTCAAAAATCTTTCTGGGCTCATGTCATAAGAATTTTGATGTCAAGGACATTGTTTGGGTAGCAAATAGAGAAAACCCGTTGTCCGACCCATCTTCTTTAAGCCTCCAGTTGTTAGACGATGGTAATCTAGTTCTGCTTGAAAGTTCCTCTGAAACACCATTTTGGTCAACAAATTTGATGTATACCCTTCCTAACTCCACTGAAGCAGTAATTCTAGACGAtggaaattttgttttaagagaTGGCTCGAACCCTTCCACTATATTTTGGGAGAGTTTCGACCATCCGACCAATGTATGGTTGCCAGGTGCAAAGCTTGGGATCGATAAGATTACTGGAAAAGCGAAGCAGTTTGTTTCATGGAAAAGTTCAGAAGATCCTGCACCAGGTATGTACTCGTTCGGGTTAGACCCAAGTGGAAGCAGCCAATTTATCTTACAGTGGAACAGGTCCCAAGTGTATTGGAGTACTGGAGTTGGGAATGAAAAATCTTTCAGCTTGGCTCCTGATATGGTGATTAATGATCTCAACTTCAGTTTTGTGTCAGATGAAAAGGAAAGCTATTTGACTTATTCTGTTCGAAATAATTCTTCCAGATTTATGTTTGTCCTTGAGCCTTCTGGACAGATCCAGCTACTGACATGGTCGGATGGCCCTTGGAATTGGACTGAAACTTGGTCTCGACCGGAAAGCCTATCGGAAGTCTATGCTTTATGTGGTAAATTTGGCGTGTATCAGGAAAACTTCTCAAACAACCCCTGTGCATGTCTAGAAGGTTTTGAACGACTTCCAACTGAAGACAATGTCCAGGATGATTGGTCAGGTGGATGTGTGAGGAAATCCCCTTTGCAGTGTGAGAATGGTACGCACGCTAATGGCAAAAAAGATTGGTTCCTGAAAATACCAAACGTCAGATTGCCTATTAATCCAAAAGCATACCCGGCAGCGAATGCTAAAAGGTGTGAATTTGCTTGCATGAATGGTTGCTCTTGCCCTGCTTATGCCCACGACAGCAGCGGATGTATGATATGGGAAGGAGGGCTTTTGAACTTACAGCAACTTTCAGATGGTCGCGAGACCGGACAAGATATCTATCTCAGGCTTGCTGCTGATGAGCGTCAAAGTACCAAACGTAGGATGAATTGAATTCTTCATAATTTCTTGTCATCTTCATTCTGAATGCATACTTAATTCTGGTATGTTTGAGCAAATTGTGATTCTAATTATCATAATCAGGCAACCGCTGGAAAGTATGGCTTGTAGCCGTGCTGGTCCCTGCAACAGGGCTAATTAGCTTATGCCTCTGCATTTATTTTTCACGCAAGGGAAAGCTCAAAGTCCAAGGTAAGTTCTAGCGATgcatatcaattttttatttgtgtttGTAGATTTAGTGGATCACTAATATAGAAAAAGCTCTGCCTTATCTTAGATAAGAAAAGAACTGTGAAATGTCCTTGTTCTTAAGAGAGTGTTTATTCGATACATTTTTCTCATGACTGACAATGTAAAGCTCATTGGTAAGTGAAAGAGTCTCCATGCTCTTGAAGCAACGAGAACCAAGTTTGTGGGGGTCCTCTCACAAACTTGACCAAGCACTAGCAAAACTACTTTAGTAGATTTTCCATTAATATGACAAGATTTGTATTCTGTATCAAACAGGAGGAGAGGTCCAAGAGAAGGCTACAAGCATTGATATActgttatttgattttaatactGAACTCAGTGGAATGAATGATGCATCGTACTCAGAAGATAATGTGAGGAGAATAGGGACGAAGGATGTTGAGTTACCACTATTCAGTTATGAGAGTGTGTCAGCTGCCACTAATAATTTCTCAACCGAGAATAAGCTTGGACGAGGAGGTTTTGGACCAGTCTACAAGGTATGTTTTATCTTCCTAATGAATGATCACCAAAGATATCAGTAACCAATAATGGTAAACgttcaataaaaatttaaagagcTTATGGTTCTATCTCACAGGGAGAGTTGCTTAATGGGGAGGAAATTGCAATGAAAATGCTTTCGAAAAGATCAGGACAGGGGCTTGAGGAATTCAGAAATGAGGCAACACTAATTGCAAAACTCCAGCATAGAAATCTTGTCAGACTCCTGGGTTGCTGTATAGAGCACgatgaaaaaatattgatatacgAGTATATGCCCAATAAGAGTTTGGATTTCTACCTTTTTGGTGCGTCAACCTCTTGTCATCTTgatgctttatatatatacatatatgcatgtatatatttcAGGTTTTAGTCTTTTGGCTACTTGGGTACTAATTTCCTTGGTTGTGTCATTTAAACAGATGCTGATCCCATCAAGAAAAAGATGCTAGATTGGGGGACACGCATGCGCATTATTGAAGGGGTTGCTCAAGGGCTTCTTTATCTTCATCAATATTCAAGGCTACGAATCATACATAGAGATTTAAAACCCAGTAACATTCTCTTGGATGGTGAAATGAATCCGAAAATATCGGATTTTGGCATGGCACGAATAGTTGGAGATAATGCAACACATGCAGACACAAATAGGATCGTTGGAACTTAGTAAGTATGCAATCTATTTCACGTCTAATATGTATTACTGTCTGCTACTAAAAAGAACATACCACACTGATTTTGGAATCCAGTGGCTACATGGCTCCGGAATATGCTATGGAAGGTCGATACTCAATAAAGTCTGATGTGTTTAGCTTCGGAGTACTGTTACTAGAGATTGTGAGTGGCAAGAAGAATAAAGGCTTCAATAGCAACGAGTCATTCGGTCTTCTCATATATGTACGTTTAACTAGCTAGCTCCTTTATATCCTCTCTAATTCTCTGCATTTGGCACTTAAGTCTTATATGTGAAATGCTTTAGTCCTTGATTAAATCTACAATGATTTGAAATGATAACAGGCTTGGGAGTTGTGGAGAGAAGATCGAAGTTTAGAATTGATGGATCTTACAATTGGTTATCCTCCTTCAACTTCCGAGATGTTGAGATTCATTAACATCGGGCTTCTTTGTGTTCAAGAGAAACCAGCTGACCGACCTACCATGAGTGATGTTGTCTCAATGATTAGCAATCAACATACACCTCTACCGGTACCCAAGCAACCTGCTTTTACCATAGGCGGCGGGAGTTCGACGGACACAAATTCAACAACCAGTAGTGCAGAGAATTGCTCAATAAACGATGTAACTGTTTCGATTATGGAAGCTCGATaactattttctttatatttattttaagaaaattaggcattttctaaaaaaaatgctatacatataaagaaattatataaaaataaacccacGTACTGATCATAcgaatatatttatgttttatttggtgTGAGTATAATAATATTCCTTGATACATTTGCAACGGCTATTAGCccattagctttttttttttttataataatggaGGAGGGACCCTCCGGGATATATTCAAAACATCACGTGTGGCGGAGGAACACCATGGGTACAAAAGAAACTCCATATATAccaaaaagaaaccaagaacaaaATACAAACAGATTAACCATCTCGTATATATGGCAGACCCACTTTATCCATCTTCAAAAGGCCACGAAGATTCCAAGGTAAATCAGAAAAGAGGTCCTAGTACTTAGTGCATCTCTCCGAACCCATTCTAGCTAAAAGATCTGATGGTGTATTTGCTTCCCGGTAGACATGAGTGATATTTACATTCATACTTTTCAATATATCTGTTAGTTCTTCCCAAAAGTCTTCGACATACCATAACCCACAACGTAATGTTTTCAGCCATTTTACCACCGTGCTAGAATCCAGTTCAATGTCTAACTGAACAATACCATGCTTTTTGCTAATTTTACCCCATGGTAAACCGCCATGAATTTCGCAAAGGAAACCGTTCCTTGGTCAAGAAAAACCGCAAAAGCTCTAATCAAGTTACCTGAGGAATTCCGGATCACTCCTCCACCTCCAGCTTGCCCCGGATTGCCTCGGCTACTTCCATCGGTATTGAGTTTGAATCTTCCCTGGTATGGTCTAAACCATTTGACTATCTGTGGTGTTCTCTTTGTAACCATTTTTGGGGGGACATTTAGCTCATCTAGTATCACCTCAtctcttcttttcaaattttttccagCCTTTAATTTCTCACATATTTTGGTGATCCAAAAGCGAATGCTTCTCCAAACCTGTTCCACCGACTCGCCGCTGCCTTCCATACGGATTTTGCATCTTCTTAGCCATAGTCTCCAAGTAATAATAGTAGGAATAATACCAATAAGGTTGCCCATAGTGGAAAATTTGTTAGCCGTATTAAACCAGCTACCAATTGTGTCCTTCCAAGACCGCCCCTCCCTTACATTCATTCCCACCTATACAGCACTTTTCCTCCAAATGCTTTTTGCAAACTCACCCTCAGCCATATTAGCCCATTAGTTGATGTTGGggaaatgttgaataaaaaatgtgatttatatatctttCATATATATTGCTGATTTGAAATTACAGTTCATATTTAACTGAAAAAATGGAAACGTTCAAACGAGTAATAATAAAAGACATAATTCTGACTTTTATTCAAAGTCAACCTAGATTTTGTCAATGTTACTTTATTTATCATAATTGGCATATTGAAATGAATACTCTATCACTAGATTTCCGCTCTTGGGGAAAACTTTCTTATGGATATTGAAACAAACAATTACAAGAAATACAAATACCATCTAATACCTTTCGCTCTAACAATTGCGAACAATTACGAGCACCTTGGCCTCGTAACGGCATCGAAGAATGAATACAAACCTAACTTACAACAGCGAGCTCAAAAGAATAATGCCAATATGGATGGTAGAATGCAGCTCGTAAGACGTAGGCAATAATATTGGACTTCACATCCTTGGCAACTTCGTATACGTACTGTTCTTCCTCGTTGTATCATAATATGGATTCCAAAACTAAGCAGCTTTAAGCTTCCCCAGTCTGTACTGGCTCATATCTTCGGAGTGCAGCATGCCATTAGGAGAAAGAAGACGCCGGAGAGCAAGGAAAAACCGGGCCTGAAAAGAAGATATTTTCTTCTGGGTAAGTCCAAGTCAGCGATTTTTTGAACGTGGGAGTTGTAAGGATGTATGTTAGTCTTACCCATTGAAATCCGACGAGTGCAAGCCAGCAACCTGTCAAGCCGGATCCTCTTACAAGCTGGTAACGAGAAGAATAGGAGAGCGATGTTAATGCAGTAACCAAGGTGttgagaagggggggggggggggggggggggggggggggggggggggggtggtgtcCTCAAGGAACCAAGAAATTAGAGATAGAGATCGACCAGCAGGAGAAGAGCACCCAAAGAAAAGCATCCGCTCATTGATAAGCTAATAAATTTGAGATCCCGTCCAGCCTGCACCATAAAACAAGATATAATAATACTGCATCAAAAGTGGCACCATTAATTTTATGCAACAAGGTGATCACTATACAAATTGTAATTGGAACGTTTGGCTAAGAAAGTTAGAAATAATCAGCATATAGTCGGGGAagtgtgcattttttttttcctggtaaTCAGGGGAATAACATAACAGTCCCTTTCTAGAACAACATTACGTATCTTGCCGCATTGACATGGTTGTCCATGTTTAGCGTTAGTATTTCTTTGTCCAAAACACGGGAATCAGAATAAATCACACGAAAGGAGAAACTTTTCAAGGAAATGTTGGAATTGAGGTCATCAGACATACCAGCAATGTCCCCTCCAGGCTATGAGTACAGGGTGTTATAGCCAATGAAAGAAAGAACAGAATCAACACTTTGTGCATCTGCAGAGACAACATCAGATATATCAGCCTGTTGGTTGCATAAAGatatgaaaatgtattttacatCTATAGAATATTCTCAGCTTACTAGAgtcattttttctcatttcagcTCTGCGGTTGTGGATAATGCAAAGTACTTCTCATGATTTTATAAACAGATCCATTTGCCAGTGGATAACAGCAGAAATACTCTCAACCAT contains:
- the LOC122310054 gene encoding protein FAR1-RELATED SEQUENCE 5-like, translated to MASLVELSDNEYDEVVVDYSPINDEGGEAPEVDDGVEEPKVGMTFSSEEEVRSYYMKYAKQKSPGKSRHFRCFKKVDGRVKKRLEINDEAGIRTLKTFKSVVVEAGGYENVPFGERECRNYIEKARQFRLGVGGVEALMNYFQDMQKKNADFYYAIDVGADMRLKNVFWADARSRAAYQSFGDVITFDTTYLTNAYKMPFVPFVGVNHHGQSILFGCGLISNEDAHTFEWLFESWLKCMNDQPPNAIITDQDKAMQLAIARVFPSSRHRFCLWHIMKKLPKKFGSHSQYNEIKSSLHKCVYDSLSENEFEEGWCEMLDTYDLRDNGWLGSLYVDRRFWVPAYVKWTFWVGMSTTQCSEGMNAFFDDYIHSRTELKQFVEQYDSTLMRKAENERIADFSSFNTEIPCISRYPIEKQFQKTYTIAKFKEVQEEF
- the LOC122309556 gene encoding G-type lectin S-receptor-like serine/threonine-protein kinase B120, yielding MGTDTTPPQLFFLLVVVLFHCIACFSDAGDTISVGQSLSVDDTRISKGSKFELGFFTGPASKIFLGSCHKNFDVKDIVWVANRENPLSDPSSLSLQLLDDGNLVLLESSSETPFWSTNLMYTLPNSTEAVILDDGNFVLRDGSNPSTIFWESFDHPTNVWLPGAKLGIDKITGKAKQFVSWKSSEDPAPGMYSFGLDPSGSSQFILQWNRSQVYWSTGVGNEKSFSLAPDMVINDLNFSFVSDEKESYLTYSVRNNSSRFMFVLEPSGQIQLLTWSDGPWNWTETWSRPESLSEVYALCGKFGVYQENFSNNPCACLEGFERLPTEDNVQDDWSGGCVRKSPLQCENGTHANGKKDWFLKIPNVRLPINPKAYPAANAKRCEFACMNGCSCPAYAHDSSGCMIWEGGLLNLQQLSDGRETGQDIYLRLAADERQSTKRNRWKVWLVAVLVPATGLISLCLCIYFSRKGKLKVQGGEVQEKATSIDILLFDFNTELSGMNDASYSEDNVRRIGTKDVELPLFSYESVSAATNNFSTENKLGRGGFGPVYKGELLNGEEIAMKMLSKRSGQGLEEFRNEATLIAKLQHRNLVRLLGCCIEHDEKILIYEYMPNKSLDFYLFDADPIKKKMLDWGTRMRIIEGVAQGLLYLHQYSRLRIIHRDLKPSNILLDGEMNPKISDFGMARIVGDNATHADTNRIVGTYGYMAPEYAMEGRYSIKSDVFSFGVLLLEIVSGKKNKGFNSNESFGLLIYAWELWREDRSLELMDLTIGYPPSTSEMLRFINIGLLCVQEKPADRPTMSDVVSMISNQHTPLPVPKQPAFTIGGGSSTDTNSTTSSAENCSINDVTVSIMEAR